One region of Cobetia sp. cqz5-12 genomic DNA includes:
- the eutC gene encoding ethanolamine ammonia-lyase subunit EutC codes for MSHDSSPSDAPSAAREGQQGKAVSDSPAIVTPNAWQLLGQFTDARIGLGRAGISLPTNRSLEFQLAHARAQDAVHLPLEIPRLIEDLQQLPALENAPDIQHLHSRAVDRTTYLQRPDYGRRLDEASCEQLSSLAPEPADLAIVIVDGLSSLAVQNNAAPFIAALLETLAEDGPDAWTLTPISVVEQGRVAIGDEVGELLKARAVLVMVGERPGLSSPDSLGLYLTWQPRVGLSDASRNCISNVRPAGLDFAMAAQRLHYLLREARKLGLTGVGLKDRSGDNSLESGGGIQNFLLS; via the coding sequence ATGAGCCACGACTCCTCCCCCAGTGATGCGCCATCCGCGGCTCGCGAGGGCCAGCAGGGAAAGGCTGTCAGCGATTCGCCCGCCATCGTCACGCCCAATGCCTGGCAGCTGCTGGGGCAGTTCACGGATGCGCGCATCGGCCTGGGCCGCGCCGGCATCAGCCTGCCGACCAACCGCTCGCTGGAATTTCAGCTGGCGCACGCCCGCGCGCAGGACGCCGTCCATCTGCCACTGGAGATTCCCCGACTGATCGAGGATCTCCAGCAGCTGCCCGCCCTCGAGAACGCCCCGGACATCCAGCATCTGCACAGTCGCGCCGTGGATCGCACCACCTATCTGCAACGCCCCGACTACGGGCGACGGCTCGATGAGGCCTCGTGTGAGCAATTGTCGAGCCTCGCACCGGAGCCTGCGGATCTGGCCATCGTGATCGTCGATGGGCTGTCGTCTCTGGCGGTGCAGAACAACGCCGCGCCCTTCATCGCGGCATTGCTGGAAACGCTTGCCGAGGATGGTCCGGATGCCTGGACGCTGACACCGATCAGCGTGGTGGAGCAGGGACGGGTCGCGATCGGCGATGAGGTCGGTGAGCTACTCAAGGCGCGGGCGGTGCTGGTGATGGTCGGCGAGCGCCCCGGTCTCAGCTCACCGGACAGCCTCGGGCTATATCTCACCTGGCAGCCGCGCGTCGGCCTCAGTGATGCCAGTCGCAACTGCATCTCCAACGTGCGCCCGGCAGGGCTCGACTTCGCGATGGCTGCCCAGCGTCTGCATTACCTGCTGCGCGAGGCCCGCAAGCTCGGCCTCACCGGGGTGGGGCTCAAGGACAGAAGTGGCGACAACTCGCTGGAGAGCGGGGGCGGTATCCAGAACTTCCTGCTGTCCTGA
- a CDS encoding ethanolamine ammonia-lyase subunit EutB, protein MSREYRYTLGSQVHRFASLAELMAKATPARSGDRLAGVIAETAEERVVAQLCLAELPLKTFLEDVLIPYEQDDITRLIIDEHDPVAFLPIAHLTVGDFRNWLLSDLATPAVLAQVRAGITPEMAAAVSKLMRNQDLILVARKCEVVTAFRNTIGKSGHLSTRLQPNHPTDDVTGIAASILDGLLYGNGDAVIGINPATDNVAQSIKLMRLMDEVIQKYSIPTQSCVLTHVTNTIECIEQGAPVDLVFQSIGGTQATNESFGVELSVLAEAQQAALSLKRGTVGDNVMYFETGQGSALSADAHHGLDQQTCEARAYAVARKYSPLLVNTVVGFIGPEYLFNGKEIIRAGLEDHFCGKLLGLPMGCDICYTNHADADQNDMDTLLTLLGVAGCNFIMGIPGSDDIMLNYQTTSFHDALYARRVLGLGPAPEFAAWLEEMQIFTDVAQQKLPADMPSCFADSLRQVSGGEA, encoded by the coding sequence ATGAGCCGCGAGTACCGTTATACCCTGGGCAGTCAGGTCCATCGTTTCGCCAGTCTGGCGGAGCTGATGGCCAAGGCGACGCCCGCCCGCTCCGGAGATCGTCTTGCTGGCGTGATCGCGGAAACCGCTGAGGAGCGAGTCGTCGCTCAGCTGTGTCTGGCGGAGTTGCCTCTCAAGACCTTCCTCGAAGACGTGCTGATTCCCTACGAACAGGACGACATCACCCGCTTGATCATCGATGAGCATGATCCGGTGGCGTTCCTGCCGATCGCGCATCTCACCGTCGGCGACTTCCGCAACTGGCTGCTGAGTGACCTCGCGACGCCGGCGGTGCTGGCGCAGGTACGTGCCGGCATCACCCCGGAAATGGCCGCCGCGGTCAGCAAGCTGATGCGCAATCAGGATCTGATTCTGGTCGCCAGGAAGTGCGAGGTGGTCACGGCCTTTCGCAATACCATCGGCAAGAGCGGCCATCTCTCGACTCGCCTGCAGCCCAACCATCCCACTGATGATGTCACGGGCATCGCCGCCAGCATTCTCGATGGGCTGCTCTACGGCAACGGCGACGCGGTGATCGGCATCAATCCGGCCACCGACAACGTGGCCCAGAGCATCAAGCTGATGCGTCTGATGGACGAGGTGATCCAGAAGTATTCGATTCCCACCCAGTCCTGCGTGCTCACCCACGTCACCAACACCATTGAATGCATCGAGCAGGGCGCCCCGGTGGATCTCGTCTTCCAGTCCATCGGCGGCACCCAGGCCACCAACGAGAGCTTCGGTGTCGAGCTTTCCGTGCTGGCGGAGGCGCAGCAGGCGGCGCTGTCACTCAAGCGCGGCACGGTGGGCGACAACGTGATGTATTTCGAGACCGGCCAGGGCAGTGCGCTGTCCGCCGATGCCCATCACGGACTGGACCAGCAGACCTGTGAGGCGCGCGCCTATGCGGTGGCCCGCAAGTACTCGCCGTTGCTGGTGAACACCGTGGTCGGCTTCATCGGTCCCGAGTATCTGTTCAATGGCAAGGAGATCATCCGCGCGGGGCTTGAGGACCATTTCTGCGGCAAGCTGCTGGGGCTGCCGATGGGCTGTGACATCTGCTACACCAATCATGCCGATGCCGACCAGAACGACATGGATACCCTGCTGACGCTGCTCGGGGTGGCGGGCTGCAACTTCATCATGGGCATCCCCGGCTCCGATGACATCATGCTCAACTATCAGACCACCTCCTTCCACGATGCCCTCTATGCACGACGGGTGCTGGGCCTGGGCCCGGCGCCGGAATTCGCCGCCTGGCTCGAGGAGATGCAGATCTTCACCGATGTCGCCCAGCAGAAGCTGCCCGCTGACATGCCGTCCTGCTTTGCCGACTCCCTGCGTCAGGTATCCGGAGGTGAGGCATGA
- a CDS encoding MurR/RpiR family transcriptional regulator: protein MPPSSQAPGPASPDSPPETLEGLKQLLVAIDRREVEIRLGASSRRVLAVLIESPQRTAVSSISQLAELTGVNASTFSRLAQRLGYEGFSRFQDVFRQAVTDGEHFYSQQAARLSSRDADSGAMAQLARLGRQESANILGMLERVDAADFEAATTLLAEAPRVRVHGMRQFNSLALFMAYGLGMLRPDVSPLDASRQGVADALAQLTADDVLVVASCFPYTPSVVACAEVAVKRGVAVIALTDSSSSPLEPLARHSFHVPNHSLFYSNSMSAFMFLAEGLLSEVASKLGDAGVASLKQREAIITELGGTRR, encoded by the coding sequence ATGCCCCCATCCTCCCAAGCCCCCGGGCCCGCATCCCCTGATTCGCCGCCGGAAACCCTGGAAGGGTTGAAACAGCTGCTGGTGGCGATCGATCGCCGTGAAGTGGAGATCCGCCTCGGCGCGAGTTCCCGACGCGTGCTGGCCGTGCTGATCGAATCGCCGCAGCGCACGGCGGTGTCTTCCATCAGCCAGCTGGCGGAATTGACCGGTGTGAATGCCTCGACCTTCTCGCGTCTGGCCCAGCGGCTGGGTTACGAGGGCTTCAGCCGGTTTCAGGATGTCTTCCGTCAGGCAGTGACGGACGGCGAGCACTTCTACAGTCAGCAGGCGGCGCGACTCTCGTCACGTGATGCCGACAGTGGTGCCATGGCACAGCTGGCACGACTGGGGCGTCAGGAAAGCGCCAACATCCTCGGCATGCTCGAGAGGGTGGACGCCGCGGACTTCGAGGCCGCGACCACCTTGCTGGCCGAGGCACCGCGCGTGCGCGTGCATGGCATGCGTCAGTTCAATTCTCTGGCACTGTTCATGGCCTATGGACTTGGCATGCTGCGCCCGGACGTGTCGCCGCTGGATGCCAGTCGTCAGGGCGTGGCGGATGCGCTGGCCCAGCTGACGGCCGATGACGTGCTGGTGGTGGCGAGCTGCTTCCCCTATACCCCAAGCGTGGTGGCCTGCGCCGAGGTGGCGGTGAAGCGCGGCGTCGCGGTGATCGCGTTGACCGACTCGTCCAGCTCTCCGCTGGAGCCGCTGGCGCGCCACAGTTTCCATGTGCCCAATCACAGCCTCTTCTACAGCAACAGCATGAGCGCCTTCATGTTCCTCGCCGAAGGCCTGCTCAGCGAGGTGGCCAGCAAGCTGGGCGATGCCGGGGTGGCCTCGCTCAAGCAGCGCGAGGCGATCATCACGGAGCTGGGAGGCACACGTCGCTGA